Below is a genomic region from Medicago truncatula cultivar Jemalong A17 chromosome 3, MtrunA17r5.0-ANR, whole genome shotgun sequence.
aacGGGGGTGTTTGAGATGAATATCTCATCATAGATCCATAATATGGATGAAAGTTTGGAACAGAGGATGACTGGTTGAAATTTGGTGGAAAACCAAAATTAGGTACGTTTTGATGTATGTTTTGAGGACGttggttgaaaaattgatttggatttggataattgttgggattttcgtAGTTATATGGGTAATTAGAAAATTTTTGGGTGTTGAAAtggttattattgggatccatttcacaaaaaataagattaaaacttcacttagtttgctaatagaaagataataataagagGATGATAACTCTTATTGCTGTCTAGAGGTAGGTTTCTGTACACAATTAACTGTCTAATAGGGTAATATTGAGAGTAAAGACCTCTCATTGAAGCTTAATAGAATTGTCGAATTCATCACGATCTATTTAAAAACAGAGACCcaatcaaataattcatcaatcaaaagCCGCTCTTCGGGatcattttgattggttgaaaGAACTTAAAGATAATGTTGTTTTAGAGGGAATGATATACTCGTTGGTACcatattcaaaataataatgcACTGTTTACATTAATGCTTAATAACcataaaatacaatttatattaaaaataatttttagttgatcattatcaatatatatttgattaattaaataactaatCCAACATTTCAATGTGAATAATTCATTTTAGAGATTAAAAAGGAGaaactttttccttaaaaaaaaagagaaacttTTGATCAACAAATCaatgattaatatttaaaatatcaaatccTAGATTTCTTTTGTACTTTACAAGGGTcacatttattcatttttatggaaaaaaataaacgatgttcattcatttaaattgatacaacaatacaatataaattcaaagtcattaaaaataaaaaatgatgaatttatgaACAAATACACAAAATCCATGTTAATagtataaaatgacaaaatacatatgcatacaaatataattatattcaaGTATCCAGAATACTCATGTCTTCGACGTTGAGGATATCAAAGTCATTAATTTAATATGCACTTGATCAAAACTTATCCGttcaaccaaaatcaaataaacaccgcactaagacaaaaaaaaaccgCATAAAgacagaaaatcaaaacaaacagagtagcaataaaataaagaaatcacaaaacaaacgaaagaaagcTGAAAATacgtgaaaatcacttattttactaaaagaaaaaaaaacaattagggGGAGATGATTATGGTTCAAAATTAACCCTAATGCacgtcaaataaaaaaaaaatggtgagaaCAAGGGTTGGGGGGAAgaatagaagagagagaaagaggtctGCTTTCGTTCTTGTTGATAACAATGACTTCAAGTATACAACAGTGCACTAGGGATCATAATATAATGACTTCAAGTCCAAGACTATTACAATATGGTCACATTAGAATCTTTGTTGCGGTGTTGAAAATAGTGTTATAGTAGTAACGACTCTAACAAAGATCAAATAGTATCACACTGAATATTGATACTTGTTTCATTCATTCAGGATTCAAATATTGTTTCTTCAAGTTGTTGGAATAACCTCTCCCACTAGACCTAATCTTGTTGATAAAATGAGTTGagtttactaaaaataaaatgagtttatatattatgcattgtctttaccaactgagttaataGAGATTTTAAACTATGGCAAATAATTTAATAACAAATATGTAGTATTTATAAAAGGCATGTATCAAAAAATCATTTGTGTCGAAAAGAACTTTATATTCtgcattaaaaatataaatataaaattagagaTTTCAACTTATGACACATGAACTATATTTGtatgtaacaaaaaatcaattaaatcaaCCCAGCTACTCTATAGAGAATGTTACACAGAAATGAATCAAAACATATATAACATCATCACTGCATCATTGTTATGAATTCATCAAAGCTAAGCAAACCATCCCCATCCAAATCAAAATGTTTAATCATAGCTTTACATTCATCAATAGACTTAGACTCACCCATCTTCTTAAGCATCCTCTTCAAACTCTTTGGTGTTATAAAACCACACTTCTCACTATCATACATCTCAAATGCTTCTCTCAAATCCTTCAACTTTTGTTCCTctccaccttcttccatcaaaGCAATTAATTCCTCCAAACTCAAATAACCATCACCATCTGAATCCATTGCTTCAATAGCCATTTCAGCTTCTTTCAATAAAATCTCTTCTCCCATTATTCTTAGCCTTTGTCTTAGCTCTGCTGGTGAAACCTTTCCATCACCATCTTCGTCAAAATATCTAAGAACATGCTCGAATCCCGCGTTCTTCATCATCTCTCACTATATAGTAGGATtgtttttgagcttatgaaaatcaAATATCGTTCTAACGCAGATGCAAAGATTAATCACTCGAACCGGATAAACTAGTGTATTGAAGGACAAAGGTCTCTTCAAGAGTTTATAAACTTATATATGCAAATAACAAAAGTgtaataatattatgaattttcttTTGCTAGGGTGTATCAAGTACGAATTATCAAGTGGCTTTGTGAGGGGTGTtgttaataaaatatgaatctAGCTTCTTATATATAGTTTGGTTTTGATGTCGGTTTTGTATAGTGGCGTGTGCCGGTTGCGTTGAAGAAGGGAGTAACTGGGATAAATAAAACTCCTACACACTAATAAGAAGTTGCTTGGAATGTTCCGTTCcaaattaaaatagcatatgGATGCCACGGAATATATGTTAGGTGTCACgatattaattaattaggtCGACCAATAATGGAAACTGTTAACTGATTTTGCATCCGTGTTGGAAAAGTT
It encodes:
- the LOC120579401 gene encoding calcium-binding protein CML38 is translated as MMKNAGFEHVLRYFDEDGDGKVSPAELRQRLRIMGEEILLKEAEMAIEAMDSDGDGYLSLEELIALMEEGGEEQKLKDLREAFEMYDSEKCGFITPKSLKRMLKKMGESKSIDECKAMIKHFDLDGDGLLSFDEFITMMQ